Sequence from the bacterium genome:
TGATCGGTGTCACGCTGCCGCCGATCTACGAAGCCCAGGCGCTCATCCTCGTGAGCAGGCCTCCGGTGCAGGTGGGGACGCCTCCCGATCCGACGGGCCCGGGTCTCAAGATCGGCGAGGTCCTCAGCCAGGATCTGCCCGCCGCGGCCGTCGTCGAATTTGCCAATTCCGACGGCGTGATACGCACGCTCACCGAGGACCTTCAGCCCCCCAGGGAGATCCGCGAGCGACTTGTTGCCCGTCTCGTTCCTGGCACAAACTTGGTCGAACTGGTGGTCCGGGGGAGAGATCCGAAGCAGACCGCCGTGCTAGGAAACGCCTGGGCCCGCGTCGTCGACGCGGCGGGCGATGCGATCCTTCAAGCCGACGCGAATGCCACCCATGACTTCTTCGCGACGCAGGTGCAGGATGCGGCGGCGAATCTGGCGGGAGCGCAGAAGGCGCTCCGTGACTTTGACGTGACGACTCCGCTCGGCTTGCTCCAGGCTCGGGTCAACGTGATTACGGGTCAAATCTCGAACTATGAGTCCCGCCTGACGGATCTCGGGGTGTCGTTGCGGAGTCAAACGGCGACCCTCGCGGGGATCAACGGGCAGTTGCTGGGTCAGCCCAAGACCCTCACCCTGACGAAGCCTGTGATCACCGACCCGTTCTTGATGCAGGCGGCCAGCGAGGTGACTCGACACGGAGTGCTCGAATCCAGCACGCTTGCCCTCAAGAGCCAGGAACTCAATCCGGTGTATCTTCAGCTGGATCAGGCGCGAGCAGACGCGGAGATTCGGATCTTGGCTTCCCAGGAGGAAGGCGCCGCGATCCGGCAGACCATCAGCCAGTTACGGGACGAGATTGGTGGTTTGCGCGCGCGATTGGCCGACGGACAGCTTCGGCGCGCGGCCCTGGCCGGCGCGGCCAACACGGCGAGTCAAACGTACAGCGTTCTCGTGGAGCGCCGGAATGAGACTCACGTCGCCTCCGTTGTGCGAGGGAAGTCCGTCCGCGCCATTGTCGATGCGGTGGCGCCAAGGGCGCCGGTGGCGCCAAAGAAGCACGTGATCCTCGTTCTGTCGTCGTTATTCGGATGCATGCTGGGTGTGCTCTCGATGTTGGTGGTGGAGTATTCCGTCACGCCTCGGCCTCGGGTAACAACAGTTCCCGGCGCGCTGAAGGCTGAGCCCCGCTTGGAAACGTAGTACGGCGCCGGCAACGGAGGAATCAAACGGCATGTCAGGGTACTGATTCGCGGCGGTGCCCTTACTGCAGAGGAGGTGCGCCTATGGACAACGCGCGGCTGCGGGTCGCCGTGATCGGTCTATGGCACCTGGGTTGCGTGGCTGCGGCGTGCCTCGCGAAGCTCGGGCATGCGGTCGTTGGAGTCGAGACAAGCCCCCGTCGTCTCGAGGAACTGCGTGCAGGACGCGCGCCGCTGCGCGAGCCCGGCCTGGATGAATTGCTGACCGCGGGTCTCGCTGCTGGCACTCTGCGGTTCTCGGGAGATCTGGAGGAAGCGGTTCGAGAAGCTGACGTCGGGTACATTGCGTACGACACGCCTGTCAACTCTGAGGACGAGGCCGATCCTTCGATCGTCCGAGAAGCAGCGCAGCGGGTCGGCAACGGGCTGCCGTCCGGCGCGCTGTTGTTGGTGCAGAGCCAGGTCCCGGTCGGCAGCTGCGAGTTGATCCGCGCCGCACTTGAGGCCGCACGGCCGGGGCAGGTTCTCGTCGCCTGCGTGCCGGAGAATATCCGGCTCGGGCAGGCGATCGAGCGCTACCTGACGCCCGACATGCTCGTCGTGGGCGCCCGCGACGGCGCCGCCTACGAGACCGTGGATCGGGTGTTCGCCCGCGTCGACGCACCACGCGTCCGGACAGACTTCGCGACTGCGGAGACGATCAAACACGCAATCAACGCGTTTCTGGCAACGTCCATCAGCTACGTGAACGAGATGGCCAATCTCGCCCAACTTGAGGGCGTTGATCTCGATGCGCTCCTGGCGGCGCTCAGGCTCGAGCGCCGGGTCGGTCCGCACGTGCCGTTGACGCCGGGGATGGGCTTTGCCGGCGGGACGCTGGCGCGCGACATCAAGGCGCTTCAGGCGTTGGGCGGCCGGCATGGGTACGTCCCTCATTTGTTCGACGCCGTGCTGCGCGTCAACGACGATCAGAAGACACTTCCGGTTCGGTGGCTACAGCAGGCGTATGGGGCGCTTGAGGGACGCCGCGTCGGTGTGCTGGGTCTCACGTACAAAGTCGGCACGAGCACGCTGCGGCGTTCCGGCGCCGTGGAAGTGATTCGCCGCTTGGTTGCCTCCGGCGCAGCGGTGGCCGCCGCCGACCCGCAGGCGGATCCGACGGAGATCGCCGACCTGCCGCCGTTTGAGTTCAGCCGGGATCCGTACCTGGCGGCGGCCGGTGCGGACGCGTTGGTGGTGGTCACGCCATGGCCGCAGTTCGAGGCGCTGGACTACGCGAGAATCCTCTCCGAGATGCGCCACCCGTTCGTGCTCGACATGGCGCGCATGTTGGATCGGCGACGCCTCGAAGCGCTCGGGTTCGCCTACATTGGGGTAGGAACGGGTCCGGTTCCACGAACGGCCGCACCGTAACCGTCGGCGCAGACACCCCGCGGGCTTCCAATCCCAATGGACCTATGCTTTAATACGGATGTGGCGCGATCGTTCTCGGATGTTCCAATCACGAGTGTGGCCGAGTACTGGAACGCGCGACCGTGCAATATCCGGCATTCGCCGCGCGATGTAGGAACGCGCGAGTACTTCGATGAGGTTGAGGCCCGGAAGTACCTCGTCGAGCCTCACATCCCCCGATTTGCGGAGTTCCCGCGCTGGCAAGGGAAGCGCGTCCTGGAGATCGGCTGCGGGATCGGCACCGACACGATCAACTTCGCGCGCCACGGCGCGCGCGTGACTGCGGTGGATCTGTCTGAGCGATCGGTGGAGATCGCCCGGCAGCGCGCGCACGTGTACGGCCTCGAGCGGCAGATCACGTTTCACGTCGCGAACGCGGAAACGTTGACCGGAGTGGTGCCCATTGAACCGTACGACTTGGTCTACTCGTTCGGCGTGCTCCACCACACGCCCCATCCGCCTCGTGCGATCGAGCAGATTCGCCGGTACATGCGGCCGGGGAGCACGCTGAAGATCATGGTATACCATCGGCGGTCTTCGAAGGTGATGGGAATTCTCGTGCGCCATGGAAAGGGCCGCGTGTGGGACCTGCCGCGCGTCGTGGCTAGATACTCGGAGGCCCAGACGGGGTGCCCGGTGACGTACACGTATCTTCCCCGGGAGATGCCGTCGTTGCTGCGCGGACTTCGCATCCGGGAGATGTGGGTCGACCACATCTTCCCATATCGGTTTCCCGACTACACCGAATACCGGTACACGCGCGTGTGGTACTATCGCGTCCTGCCGGCGCCGATGTTCCGGTGGTTGGAGCGCCACTTCGGCTGGCATCTGTGCGTGACGGCGGAGGCATGAGCGCTTCAGGGCCGACGGCGGCCCCGGCGCGGCGCGGCCCCGAGACGTATGCTGTGCAGGGGTCGCGCCGGTCGCTCGACGTTGCGGCGCTGGATAGATGGGCGCTGATGGCGGTGTGCGTCGTCGGGGCCATGATTCCGTGGTACACGCTCCGGCTGTTTCCGCTGCTCACGATCGGCAACGCCACGATCAACCTCGTGGACGCGCTCGTCGGG
This genomic interval carries:
- a CDS encoding GNVR domain-containing protein, producing the protein MDIEGFVDVLVKRWPVGVAVALASVVIGALIGVTLPPIYEAQALILVSRPPVQVGTPPDPTGPGLKIGEVLSQDLPAAAVVEFANSDGVIRTLTEDLQPPREIRERLVARLVPGTNLVELVVRGRDPKQTAVLGNAWARVVDAAGDAILQADANATHDFFATQVQDAAANLAGAQKALRDFDVTTPLGLLQARVNVITGQISNYESRLTDLGVSLRSQTATLAGINGQLLGQPKTLTLTKPVITDPFLMQAASEVTRHGVLESSTLALKSQELNPVYLQLDQARADAEIRILASQEEGAAIRQTISQLRDEIGGLRARLADGQLRRAALAGAANTASQTYSVLVERRNETHVASVVRGKSVRAIVDAVAPRAPVAPKKHVILVLSSLFGCMLGVLSMLVVEYSVTPRPRVTTVPGALKAEPRLET
- a CDS encoding nucleotide sugar dehydrogenase codes for the protein MDNARLRVAVIGLWHLGCVAAACLAKLGHAVVGVETSPRRLEELRAGRAPLREPGLDELLTAGLAAGTLRFSGDLEEAVREADVGYIAYDTPVNSEDEADPSIVREAAQRVGNGLPSGALLLVQSQVPVGSCELIRAALEAARPGQVLVACVPENIRLGQAIERYLTPDMLVVGARDGAAYETVDRVFARVDAPRVRTDFATAETIKHAINAFLATSISYVNEMANLAQLEGVDLDALLAALRLERRVGPHVPLTPGMGFAGGTLARDIKALQALGGRHGYVPHLFDAVLRVNDDQKTLPVRWLQQAYGALEGRRVGVLGLTYKVGTSTLRRSGAVEVIRRLVASGAAVAAADPQADPTEIADLPPFEFSRDPYLAAAGADALVVVTPWPQFEALDYARILSEMRHPFVLDMARMLDRRRLEALGFAYIGVGTGPVPRTAAP
- a CDS encoding class I SAM-dependent methyltransferase, whose protein sequence is MAEYWNARPCNIRHSPRDVGTREYFDEVEARKYLVEPHIPRFAEFPRWQGKRVLEIGCGIGTDTINFARHGARVTAVDLSERSVEIARQRAHVYGLERQITFHVANAETLTGVVPIEPYDLVYSFGVLHHTPHPPRAIEQIRRYMRPGSTLKIMVYHRRSSKVMGILVRHGKGRVWDLPRVVARYSEAQTGCPVTYTYLPREMPSLLRGLRIREMWVDHIFPYRFPDYTEYRYTRVWYYRVLPAPMFRWLERHFGWHLCVTAEA